The following are encoded together in the Triticum dicoccoides isolate Atlit2015 ecotype Zavitan chromosome 6B, WEW_v2.0, whole genome shotgun sequence genome:
- the LOC119323554 gene encoding sirohydrochlorin ferrochelatase, chloroplastic-like has protein sequence MSMHPMSLSLQPFTANSINKYSLRSTSANYDRGFIKLLPIGRSSGHWATNFRPNSVSRPETSVGHDCVVGENDGVIIVDHGSRRQESNLMLHDFVSMFKARTCYNIVEPAHMELAEPTIKEAFGKCVQQGASRVIVTPYFLSPGRHWKQDIPSLASEASKEHSRVPYIITAPLGLHELMVDIMNDRIKYCLRHAAGGVEACAVCAGTGKCRFYS, from the exons ATGTCTATGCACCCTATGTCGCTCTCCTTACAACCCTTCACTGCAAATTCAATAAACAAATATTCTTTAAG GAGCACTAGTGCGAATTATGACCGTGGTTTTATAAAGTTGTTGCCAATTGGAAGAAGTAGTGGACATTGGGCCACAAATTTCAGACCAAATTCTGTGTCTAGGCCTGAAACTTCTGTAGGACATGATTGTGTAGTGGGAGAGAATGATGGTGTGATCATAGTTGATCACGGGTCACGTCGACAAGAATCTAATCTCATGCTAC ATGATTTTGTTAGCATGTTCAAGGCCAGGACTTGCTACAATATTGTTGAGCCTGCTCACATG GAGCTGGCTGAGCCTACTATTAAGGAAGCATTTGGAAAATGTGTGCAGCAGGGAGCATCTCGGGTTATTGTCACTCCATATTTCCTTTCCCCTGGACGACACTGGAAGCAA GATATTCCTTCTTTAGCATCAGAAGCCTCTAAAGAGCACTCGAGGGTACCCTACATCATCACGGCTCCTCTTGGATTACATGAGCTTATGGTG GATATTATGAATGATCGCATCAAATACTGCCTGAGGCACGCTGCAGGTGGAGTCGAAGCATGTGCGGTATGTGCCGGGACTGGAAAGTGCCGCTTTTACTCTTGA